The sequence below is a genomic window from Salinispira pacifica.
TCCATGCTGATTCGCTTTCTGAAATGGACCATCATTGATGGATCAAAAGGAGCCTCATCTTGGTACCCCTGCATTCCGATGAGATATTGCAGGTAAGGCGTCTCACGAATCTGCTCCACGGTTTCCTCATCTGTAATTCCTAATTTTTCCTTTATAATCAGGGCACCCAATGCTGTACGGAAACGGATCGCCGGAGCGCCTTGCCCGCTTTCGATAGCAAACTGTGAGGCATATTCTGCTTCTAAATCTTCCCAGGGAATTAAATCAGCAAGCTGTACCCAGCGGTTATTGGGGTTCAGTTTGCCTCCAAATGGGAGATAGAAATCTTCAAATGAAAGCTGCGTTTTGTCCTCAGTTCTATACATAATCCCTCCCGCCAAGAAAACAGGTGCAAGGGTTTTTGCCTGGTTTTCGCAAAAACCGTGCACTTCATACACAAATCCTAGCAGTATTTCATTTATATGTATAGGGTTAAGGTTTTTTCAGGAGGCCCTATTTATGGAGGGAGTGATTGAGCTTAATGCCGGCGTCGCAAGCTTGAATACCGCAGATAATCCCGGACATTCAGCGTAAGCGTCATCACAATGATCAGCACAAATACAATCGTAGTGACCCGTTGAGTCAGCAGATAGGGCGGATACAGCCCGGTCAGTTCTATAATGAGAAACTGGATGTAGGAATTGTGCAGCGGAGGTTTTCCAAGCAAAGATCGAACATTCCAGTGCCAGTCGGTCCAGAAACAGTAGCCGAAACCATGCCAGTATCCCAGAACTACCCATGAGAAAATGGTTAGAAGAACTGTAATAAGATGGATGCGGCGGGTTTTTACAAATCTCCACCCGACAATAGTGAATAGAATAAACAGTGTATGAAAAATGAGGGAGATATTGTCAAATGTTGTGGATTGAAAAAGCAAACCATACCGCCTAAGCCGCTTCATCCAGAACACCATCCTTGCAGAACACGCCCTGAATGACCTTGGGTATGAGCTTATACCCTTTCAATTTCTTCCATTTTAAATTTACAGAAAGAATCTTACACTACCGGGATTTATTCAGTTTGCCGACTTTCTGCCCATCGCCTACAATCAAATATTCTCAGAGATGGGCAGTATGTATTGGCGCACCGAAGGGGCCTGGGAGGCCCCGGTACTGCTGATGATCACATCAGGCGGCTACAAGCCGGGGCTTGGACCGTTTCACGCATCGAGCCTGGAGGCTTTCGGTGTGCATACCCCGGGAATTGATGTGGTTATGCCTTCAACCGCCGGCGATGCGGCGGGCCTCTTGAACAGCATATTCCGCACCAACAGACCGACTCTGTTTTATTATCCGAAAAACTGCCTGAACGACCGTGAAAGCACCACCAGCACCGACATCGCAGATCACTTTGTTCCGGTGGGCAAGGCCTGTCTGGTCAATGAGGGCAGCGACATCAGCCTTATCGGCTGGGGCAATACGGTCTCGCTGATAAAAAAGCCGGTGCGGCTCTGGAATCATAAGGGATATCTGCTGAAATCATCGACTTAAGAAGCCTTTCCCTCTGGGATGCCGATGCGGTCTGCTCATCGGTGGCTAAAACCGGCCGGGTGATCATTGCCCATGAAGACAACAAGTTTTCGGGCTTCGGTGCGGAAATCCTGGCCGAACTCTCAGAGCGCATGGATGCTCCCTTTGCAGCCCGGCGGGTTGTCCGCGACACACCTACGTTCCCTGCAACTTCGGCAATCAGCTCGAAGTATTGCCATCCTACAAGCGGATTCTCGAGACCGCCGTTGAAATGCTCGGCGGATCGTTGAGCTGGAAACTGGACGGCGCAGTTCGGGCCGGAGAGTTTGTGATTGAAGCAATCGGTTCCAGCCCGTCGGACGAGATGGTCACGGTTATTGAGTATCTGGTATCGGAAGGCGATACGGTGGCCGACGGCCAGATCGTGGCCAGTGTGGAAGCTGACAAGGCGGTGACCGAAATCGCCTCGCTAACATCGGGAACGGTTATAGGCTTTCTGGCAGAGGAGGGTGTCGAGGTCGCCGTCGGCAAGGGGCTTATACGGCTCAAGTCCGATACTGAGATTATCGCCAAACCTCCCACCAGGGAAGAACCGGGAACGCCGATTATCAGCATCGCTCCATCGGCCCTCCGTCCCGTTGTGACAGCCACCGTTTCCGCCGGAGCTGGAGCTGCGGGCAGTACAGCGACTGCTTCAGCGGACTATGAAGCTGCGGCAAGCCCCGCCGGTGAAACATTCACCGTGGGTATTGCGGGAGTCGCGTCGAGCATCGGTACCCGGGTAGTAACCACGACGGAAATCTCTGAAATGTGTCCTACCTGAAGTCCGGAAGATATCGTCAAGCGCACCGGCATTCACAGCCGTCACAGGGCCGACGATTCCCAGTCCGCCCTGTCCATGGCCGTGGACGCAGCGGTCAAGATAATCGATGAGAAAAATATCGATGTACGCAAGCTGGCCGGTATCATCTGCTCGACGGGTACTCCCGAAGAAATTACTCCGTCGATGTCATGCCGAATTCTCGACGAATTAAGCCGCCGCTATGCCTCGCCGGATTCGGAGCACAGCGGCGAAAGCTCTGATGAACTGGAAATGCCGGCGTTTGACATTTCTGCTGCCTGCTCGGGCTACCTGTACGGTCTCCAGCTCGCCTACGATAAGCTGCTAGCCGGGGACCGGTCAAGCCCATTCTGCTGATCACCAGCGAACTGCTTTCCCGCCGCCTCGATACCTCCGACCCGTCGACAGCCCCCATCTTCGGCGATGCGGCGACGGCTACCCTGGTGGCTGCAGCAGGTCAGGGGCAGGAAATAGGCTATCGCATACACCGTCCGTTGACCCTGGCCTCCGGCGACCGCGACAGGGTATTGACGGTACCCGCAGATGAATCGGGGATGATTCAAATGGATGGGCCGGCGGTGTATCAGAAGGCGGTGAAGGCGATGATGGATTCGCTGAGCCGGGCTGCCGAAGCCTCCGGCTTTGATGCAACTGCTCTGGAGCTGATAGTTCCTCATCAGGCGAACCAGCGAATTATTAATGCGGTTCGTCAGAGGATGAAGCTGGACAAAAGCAGGGTATTCTCGATGATCGCCGAATACGGCAATACATCGTCCTCCACCATTCCGCTTTGTCTGGAGAAGCTTGCCATCGATAAGGTTGCACCTGCAACCATGGGATTAACCGCGTTTGGAGGCGGTTATACCTATGCGGCTGCTGTTTTGGAAAAGATGTAACTGTTTGCAGGGTGCACCCAAAAGGTGTGAACAAGACAGTACTGCGGCAGGTCGGCGATGCAGAACGTACATCGCCGACCCGGCCGGGTACCCGCCAGTTACAGGGTTATAATTATACGAGGGTGATTTCCACCTGCTGTGAATCATCTGTACTGTCAAAAGCCAGGTACACGGTAAAGCTGCCTGCTTCTGACACCCATCTTTTCTGTTCCGTGCTGTAGAACATAAATGCTTCGGGGGGCAGGGTGAAATCGATCTCTCTTTCTTCTCCCGCCTCCAGTTCCAGTTTTGAAAAGGCCTTGAGCTCCCGGGGAGGCCGGGCAACACTGGCTTCCTGGTCTGAAACATAGAGCTGAACCACGGTTTTTCCCGCTCTCTTTGCGGTGTTTTTTACCGTGCACCGAATGCGTGCCGATTCTCCCTGTCCTATACGGGGAGTATCTGTTGCGGCATTGCTGATTTCGAAGCTGCTGTATGATATACCAAACCCGAAGGGAAACAGCGGTTCGATGTTCTTTTGCTGATACCAGCGGTAGCCCACAAAGACGCCTTCCTTGTACTCGATATCGTAGACGTCTCTCTTGTGCTCCTCCTGGTCATTCCAGCCGCGGTACAGTTCTTCGCCCTCTGGTATGTAGCCGTACCCCGGAGAGTCACTGAATTCCTTCTCTATGGTTATGGGAAGCCGTCCCGAGGGATTGAGGCGTCCGGAAATAATCCCTGCAATGGCAGCATAGCCGTTCTGGCCGGGGTACCAGCCGTAGAGTATTGCCGCAACATCATCGGCCCAGGATGTCATGCGGATGCCCCCGCCGGAGTTCACCAAAACCAGAGTTCTTTTATTGGACCGACAGCAGAGACTAACAAGATTCTCATCGTCTTTCGTCAATTCAAACGCCCGGTCCCAGCCTTCGCTGTCCAGGGTGCCGGTACTCACAAGGACCGTGTCGGCGGTAGAAAGATCCTCGGATGTGGGAGTTGCGGCGAAGTGCAGGCGTCCGGGGAATTCACTTTCGAGGGCTTGGCGGAGGCTGATGTGATTAAAGCCTTCGACTTCAGCTGCACCTCCGCCTTTGGGAATGGTATCGAGGAATTTTCCGCAAACCAGTATTTTGCCCGTGCCATCGAGGGGAAGAAGATCATTGTTTTTCAGCAGTACCGCACCCTCCTCGACGGTTTTACGGGAAATCTCTTCGTGGGCTGGCAGATTCTCAACGAGTTCGTTTTTTTTAAAATCGCTGTCGTACAGATTCATCGCGATGCATGTTTTTACAAGACTGATGACCATTCTGTCGATCTCCGATTCTTTGATTTTCCCCTCATCAAGAAGCCTGGGAACAGCCTGGAGAATTTTGGAGGCGGGCATTTCGAGGTCCTGTCCGGAGTGGACGGTTGCTTCTGCATCTTCAATTGCCCACCAATCGGTCATGACCAGCCACTGGAAGCCGAGTTCCTCTCTGAGAATTCCTGTGATGAGTTCACGGTTTTGACTGCACCATTCACCGTTGAACTGGTTATAGGCGGTCATTACCGCTTTCGCCCCCGCCTCGACTCCTGCCTTGAACGCCGGCAGGTATATTTCGCGAAGTGCCCGGTCATCGACGACGGAGTTACTTTTTCTGCGGAAGTAATCGGTGTTATTGGTAATAAAATGTTTGATTGTGGCAACTACTCCGTTGCTTTGCACACCTTTTACAAATCTTTCGATCATGCGGGCGGCCAGATACGGGTCTTCGCCGAGGTATTCGAAATTCCTCCCTGACTGGGAGTGGCGGTAAATATTCATTCCCGGACCGAGAAGTATTCCCACACCGCCGGCGCGGGCCTCCTCGCCCACCGAGCGTGCGTATTCTTCACTGATTTGGGGGTTCCAGCTTGCTGCCAGACATGACATTGAGGGGAATGCCACCGATTTCTCCAGGCAGGGGGTCATCGGTTCATCCAGCCAGTCGTGGCGTATGTTTATTCCCTGACTGGCATCGGCCATAAATACTTCCCTGATTCCAAGTCGTTCCACTTCACGTGTGAAAAATCCCCGGGTCCCACCGATGAGCAAGAGCTTTTCATCGAGGGTCATCTTTTGTACGAGTTCCTGTGCGTTCAAGGGGTCCTCCCGGCGCAGCTGTGCGCCTGTATGATTTTCTATTGTTGCGACTACTGGTGTGTCATCTTATTTAGTTTACGTTATACAACAAATATTGAGCCGTCAAGCAGGAGTTTTACTTTTTTGTGAAAACCCTTGTGAGAAGAGCAGCAGACGAATCATTATGCACCAAATCGTTGCATATATGTGTATTTTTGGCAGTAAATACCGTCATTTATGCCGAGTAAATAGTGCATAACAGAAATAAAATAATTGTTGACAGTTTTTAAAATGTGAATGTAGGATTACGTAAACAAATTATGAGGGCGTGTTCCGGAAGCGATTTTTGGAGTTCGGCTCTCACAAAACACCTCTTCGGAGGAAAAGGAAGGGAAGAGTGATGAAAAAGCTTGCTCTGCTTGTTCTCATGAGTGCAGTGGTTTTCTCAGCCGTGTTTGCCGCTGGTGGTGCCGAAGCCGCATCAAGCGACAAGGTTGTGCTTACTGCTCTAATTGATTCGTCAGACGGATGGATTAGGAATTTCAATCCCTATGCATCCGGTGCATACCAGTACAACCACGGTTTCACCCTGGAGTACATTGCCCTCTACGACCCGCTTAACAACAACCGCGAAATCCCCTGGCTTGGAGAAGAAATCAGCATGAACGATGATTTCACCTCCATCACCGTTAAGCTTCGCGAAGGTGTAAAGTGGAATGACGGGGAAGATTTCAATGCCGATGACGTGGTGTTCACCTACAAGATCAGCCAGGATCATCCCGAAATCGACCGTCAGGGTTACTGGGGCGACAACGGTAAGCTCCTCGATGTTGTCAAAATCGATGAATACACCGTGCGCTGGGACCTGCGCAGCGCCAATCGCTTTGCTCCCACCGACATCTTTGCAGAAGTTCAGATGATTCCCGAGCATGTATGGAGTGAAGTTGCAGAACCCGCAACCCATGTGCTGGAAAGCCCCATTGGTACCGGCCCCTTCACCGAAGTTGTTGAGTTCACTCCCGAAATGGTAGTGCTCGGTCGGAACCCCTACTACTGGAATGCCGATGACCTGGAAATCGACGAAGTACGCTTTCCTCAATTCAACGACAACGCTGCAGCACTCGCCCTCCTCGAAAGCGGCCAGGTGGACTGGGCACATATTTTTATTCCCGACATCGAAAAAACCTATGTACAGGGCAATCCAAATCGTAAGTACTGGTACGGTAAAAACGACGGCGTACGCCTCGCGTTCAACCACATGACCAAAAACGAAGGTAACCGGGAAGCATTCTTTATTCCCGAGTTCAAGAAGGCTCTCTCAATGGCAATTGACCGCCAGGGCATCATCGATTCAGCCGTATTTGGCTATCTCGATCCGGTAGTACCCCCGGTAACAGGTCTTCCTCCGGCTCTCTGGGGTAGCAGAAATCCCGAAGCTGATGCAATTACCAACCGCTATGCCGAATACGACCTCGACGCAGCCCGCGAAATTCTCGCTGAAGCCGGTTTTCAAGACGTCGACGGCGACGGATGGGTGGAAACTCCCACAGGTCAGACCATCGAATTCGAAATCCTTTCTCCTGCGGGCTGGAGCGACTGGAACGACGGTGCAGTAATCGCAGCTGAAGGTTTCCGGGCTATCGGTGTCAACGCATCTGCCAAAGCTCCCGACCTCGGTGTAATCATCGAAAGCTGGGAAACCGGCGACCACGATGTTCTGTATGCCGGCTACGGAAAGTCTGCCAACCCCTGGAAGTTCTACTTCGACACCATCGGCGACAGCAGCCGCGTTCTGACCCAGACCTGGTGGTCGGTAACCCAGACCAACTACGTAAACGAAGATATCAATGCCCTCATCGACCGTATGCCCTCAGCAAGTGACGCCGAGCTCAAGGAAATTACCGATGAAATCGAGCTGTTCTTCGCAGAAAACATGATCAACATTCCGCTGTTCTACAACGGTCTGTGGTATGTATACAGCACTGAGCGCTTTACCGGTTGGTCTACCGAAGACAATCCGGTAATCGAGCCCGCCCTCGCGGACCACGATGTAAAGCTTTACCACCTGATGCAGCTGAGCCCGGTTAAGTAATCCCGATTACACCGGACAAAGGACGATAAAAGTGAAGTACATATTTAAAAGATTGGGTTTTTACCTGATAGCTTTTATTGCCGCTGTAACGATCAATTTCTTTCTCCCCCGGCTTATGCCGGGGGATCCTGTTCAAATGTACATGGCCCAGCTCTACAATACCAGCGGCACTGTCAATTCCGAGACCATTGCTGCAGTGGAAAAACTCTTCGGATTTGATCAGGAACGGACCCTCATAGAAAGCTATTTCAGTTACATTGGCAATATTTTCCGCGGAAACTGGGGAACATCCTTCAGTCAATTTCCCCTGTCAGTGACAGATGCCCTGCAGCGCGGTCTGGGATGGACAGTGTTCCTTATGGGGACAGCGCTTATCGTTTCATTTACTCTCAACACCCTGCTCGGCATTGTTGTTGCCTGGCGAAGGGGCAGTAAACTGGATTCAGTTCTCACTGTCGGAGGTCAGCTGATGGGTAATATTCCCGCGGTTGTTGTTGCCCTGCTGCTGAGTTTTACGTTTGCCCGATCTGAGATGCTCGGAATTTTTCCATCCGGTTATGCGGTAACGCCGCTGTTCAGACCGGCAAATTTTTTCCAATATGCCCTTGATGTGGCATACCACGCCTTCCTGCCGGTGATGTCTATAGTGCTTATCAACTTCGGCGGAATTATGGGAATGCGTGCAAATATGATAAATCAGCTTGGTGAAGATTTTATCACCATGGGCTGGGCCAAGGGCGTGCCTGATCGCAAGGTTATGTTCGGCTATGGCGCGAGAAATGCCATGCTGCCGGTTGTTACAACCTTTGCCATGCAGATCGGGTTCCTTCTCGGCGGTTCCCTCATTACTGAAATAGTGTTTAATTATCCGGGACTCGGAAAGGTGATGATCGGTGCACTCGATGCCCGGGACTACCCGCTTATGCAGGGTATTTTGCTGATGTCCACCATACTGATGCTTTCGGCCAATTTCCTTGCCGATATAGGACTGCTGGTTCTCGATCCGCGGCTGCGGAAGCAGGGGAGGTAGGCCTATGAACTTTAAACAGACAATACGGCGTTCCGGGGTTTTTCTCAGAGATAATCCCAAGGCGACCACAGGAATATTCCTGCTGACAATAATTCTCGTCCTTACCATGGGAGCTCCGCTTTTCACCGACTTTGATCCCATGTTTAGAACACAAAACTACCGGGTTGAACCGAATGACGAGCACTTTCTTGGAACGACCCAGCTCGGTCGTGATGTGTGGGCCCAGACCCTTTACGGTGGGCGGACATCACTGCTGGTCGGCGTCCTTGCCGGTCTGATCGCGGTAAGTCTCAGCACCATCATCGGTATTACCGCGGGCTACTTCGGCGGCATTGTGGACGGGATTATTACCACCGGGATTAATATAATCATGGTAATTCCCAACATACCCCTATTGCTGGTGCTCGCCTCTCTAATGGGCGGCGTAACGCCTGTGATGATCGCGGTGATTATCGGCT
It includes:
- a CDS encoding DUF2784 domain-containing protein — translated: MKRLRRYGLLFQSTTFDNISLIFHTLFILFTIVGWRFVKTRRIHLITVLLTIFSWVVLGYWHGFGYCFWTDWHWNVRSLLGKPPLHNSYIQFLIIELTGLYPPYLLTQRVTTIVFVLIIVMTLTLNVRDYLRYSSLRRRH
- a CDS encoding biotin/lipoyl-containing protein, encoding MPSYKRILETAVEMLGGSLSWKLDGAVRAGEFVIEAIGSSPSDEMVTVIEYLVSEGDTVADGQIVASVEADKAVTEIASLTSGTVIGFLAEEGVEVAVGKGLIRLKSDTEIIAKPPTREEPGTPIISIAPSALRPVVTATVSAGAGAAGSTATASADYEAAASPAGETFTVGIAGVASSIGTRVVTTTEISEMCPT
- a CDS encoding ABC transporter substrate-binding protein, translating into MKKLALLVLMSAVVFSAVFAAGGAEAASSDKVVLTALIDSSDGWIRNFNPYASGAYQYNHGFTLEYIALYDPLNNNREIPWLGEEISMNDDFTSITVKLREGVKWNDGEDFNADDVVFTYKISQDHPEIDRQGYWGDNGKLLDVVKIDEYTVRWDLRSANRFAPTDIFAEVQMIPEHVWSEVAEPATHVLESPIGTGPFTEVVEFTPEMVVLGRNPYYWNADDLEIDEVRFPQFNDNAAALALLESGQVDWAHIFIPDIEKTYVQGNPNRKYWYGKNDGVRLAFNHMTKNEGNREAFFIPEFKKALSMAIDRQGIIDSAVFGYLDPVVPPVTGLPPALWGSRNPEADAITNRYAEYDLDAAREILAEAGFQDVDGDGWVETPTGQTIEFEILSPAGWSDWNDGAVIAAEGFRAIGVNASAKAPDLGVIIESWETGDHDVLYAGYGKSANPWKFYFDTIGDSSRVLTQTWWSVTQTNYVNEDINALIDRMPSASDAELKEITDEIELFFAENMINIPLFYNGLWYVYSTERFTGWSTEDNPVIEPALADHDVKLYHLMQLSPVK
- a CDS encoding transketolase C-terminal domain-containing protein encodes the protein MDLRSLSLWDADAVCSSVAKTGRVIIAHEDNKFSGFGAEILAELSERMDAPFAARRVVRDTPTFPATSAISSKYCHPTSGFSRPPLKCSADR
- a CDS encoding beta-glucosidase yields the protein MNAQELVQKMTLDEKLLLIGGTRGFFTREVERLGIREVFMADASQGINIRHDWLDEPMTPCLEKSVAFPSMSCLAASWNPQISEEYARSVGEEARAGGVGILLGPGMNIYRHSQSGRNFEYLGEDPYLAARMIERFVKGVQSNGVVATIKHFITNNTDYFRRKSNSVVDDRALREIYLPAFKAGVEAGAKAVMTAYNQFNGEWCSQNRELITGILREELGFQWLVMTDWWAIEDAEATVHSGQDLEMPASKILQAVPRLLDEGKIKESEIDRMVISLVKTCIAMNLYDSDFKKNELVENLPAHEEISRKTVEEGAVLLKNNDLLPLDGTGKILVCGKFLDTIPKGGGAAEVEGFNHISLRQALESEFPGRLHFAATPTSEDLSTADTVLVSTGTLDSEGWDRAFELTKDDENLVSLCCRSNKRTLVLVNSGGGIRMTSWADDVAAILYGWYPGQNGYAAIAGIISGRLNPSGRLPITIEKEFSDSPGYGYIPEGEELYRGWNDQEEHKRDVYDIEYKEGVFVGYRWYQQKNIEPLFPFGFGISYSSFEISNAATDTPRIGQGESARIRCTVKNTAKRAGKTVVQLYVSDQEASVARPPRELKAFSKLELEAGEEREIDFTLPPEAFMFYSTEQKRWVSEAGSFTVYLAFDSTDDSQQVEITLV
- a CDS encoding 3-oxoacyl-[acyl-carrier-protein] synthase III C-terminal domain-containing protein — its product is MAAAGQGQEIGYRIHRPLTLASGDRDRVLTVPADESGMIQMDGPAVYQKAVKAMMDSLSRAAEASGFDATALELIVPHQANQRIINAVRQRMKLDKSRVFSMIAEYGNTSSSTIPLCLEKLAIDKVAPATMGLTAFGGGYTYAAAVLEKM
- a CDS encoding ABC transporter permease; this translates as MKYIFKRLGFYLIAFIAAVTINFFLPRLMPGDPVQMYMAQLYNTSGTVNSETIAAVEKLFGFDQERTLIESYFSYIGNIFRGNWGTSFSQFPLSVTDALQRGLGWTVFLMGTALIVSFTLNTLLGIVVAWRRGSKLDSVLTVGGQLMGNIPAVVVALLLSFTFARSEMLGIFPSGYAVTPLFRPANFFQYALDVAYHAFLPVMSIVLINFGGIMGMRANMINQLGEDFITMGWAKGVPDRKVMFGYGARNAMLPVVTTFAMQIGFLLGGSLITEIVFNYPGLGKVMIGALDARDYPLMQGILLMSTILMLSANFLADIGLLVLDPRLRKQGR